The following proteins are co-located in the Urocitellus parryii isolate mUroPar1 chromosome 15, mUroPar1.hap1, whole genome shotgun sequence genome:
- the LOC113177566 gene encoding cocaine esterase-like isoform X1: protein MSLHRLPAWLIIVAYGLLMLLIQGQGQDSVSPIRITHTGQVRGSLIHVKGTDAGVHTFLGIPFAKPPVGPLRFAAPEPPEPWSGVRDGTSHPAMCLQNTDKMNTEDLNLQRILQSINLPPVPMSEDCLYLSIYAPAHARGGSNLPVMVWIHGGGLVMGSASMYDGSILSAIENVLVVTIQYRLGVLGFFSTGDQHATGNWGYLDQVAALRWVQQNIAHFGGNPDRVTIFGGSAGGTSVSSLVLSPMSQGLFHGAIMESGVALLPDLITSSSKDVSTMVANLSACGQVESEALVSCLRGKSEQEMLAITKPFKIIPAVVDGAFLPRHPQELLASADFQPVPSIIGVTNDEYGWGIPMILSPPEIQKDIDRETLQAVLQRITAQRMKLPAECADLLMEEYMGDNEDPHTLRLQFQEMMADFMFVMPALQVAHDQSSHAPVYFYEFQHRPSMFKDMRPPHVKADHGDEFIFVFGSYFSGMRVELTEEEELLNKRMMKYWANFARNGNPNGEDLPQWPLFDQDQQYLQLDIQPAVGQALKAHRLQFWTKTLPQKIQELKGAEDKHTDL, encoded by the exons ATGTCCCTGCATCGTCTTCCTGCCTGGCTCATCATCGTGGCATATGGGCTCCTGATGCTCCTCATCCAGGGCCAGG GCCAGGACTCAGTCAGCCCCATCCGGATCACCCACACCGGGCAGGTGCGGGGCAGTCTCATCCACGTGAAGGGCACCGATGCGGGGGTCCACACCTTCCTGGGAATTCCCTTTGCCAAGCCACCTGTAGGACCACTGCGCTTTGCAGCCCCTGAGCCCCCTGAACCTTGGAGTGGTGTGAGGGATGGGACCTCCCACCCAGCCAT GTGTCTGCaaaatacagataaaatgaaTACAGAGGATCTGAACCTACAACGAATACTACAAAGTATAAACTTGCCTCCCGTCCCCATGTCAGAGGACTGCCTGTACCTCAGCATCTACGCGCCTGCACATGCCCGTGGGGGCTCTAACCTGCCT GTGATGGTCTGGATCCATGGTGGTGGCTTGGTGATGGGCTCAGCTTCCATGTATGATGGTTCTATTCTGTCAGCCATTGAAAATGTACTGGTGGTCACTATCCAGTACCGCCTGGGAGTTCTGGGCTTCTTCAG CACTGGAGACCAGCATGCCACTGGCAACTGGGGCTACCTGGACCAAGTGGCTGCCCTACGCTGGGTCCAGCAGAATATCGCCCACTTTGGAGGCAACCCTGATCGAGTCACCATTTTTGGCGGGTCTGCAGGTGGCACTAGTGTGTCCTCACTTGTGTTGTCTCCAATGTCCCAAGGACTCTTCCATGGTGCCATCATGGAGAGTGGGGTGGCCCTGCTGCCTGACCTCATCACCAGCTCATCTAAAGATGTCTCCACA ATGGTGGCCAACCTGTCTGCCTGTGGGCAAGTAGAGTCAGAGGCCCTGGTGAGCTGCCTGCGGGGCAAGAGTGAACAGGAAATGCTGGCTATTACCAAG CCCTTCAAGATCATTCCTGCTGTGGTGGATGGGGCCTTCCTACCCAGGCATCCCCAGGAGCTTCTGGCCTCTGCTGATTTTCAACCTGTTCCTAGCATCATTGGTGTCACCAATGATGAGTATGGCTGGGGCATTCCAATG ATCTTGAGCCCACCTGAAATCCAGAAAGACATAGACAGAGAGACATTGCAAGCTGTTCTGCAGAGAATAACAGCACAGAGG ATGAAGTTGCCTGCCGAATGTGCTGACCTATTGATGGAGGAGTACATGGGAGACAACGAGGACCCCCACACCCTGCGACTCCAGTTCCAGGAGATGATGGCGGACTTCATGTTTGTGATGCCTGCACTCCAAGTAGCACATGATCAGA GTTCCCATGCTCCTGTCTACTTCTATGAGTTCCAGCATCGGCCCAGCATGTTTAAGGACATGAGGCCGCCACATGTGAAGGCTGACCATGGTGATGAGTTCATCTTTGTCTTTGGGTCCTACTTTAGTGGCATGAGAG TGGAGCTCACTGAAGAGGAGGAGCTGTTGAACAAGAGGATGATGAAGTACTGGGCCAACTTTGCTCGAAATGG GAACCCCAATGGAGAGGACCTACCCCAATGGCCACTGTTCGACCAGGACCAGCAGTACCTGCAGCTGGACATCCAGCCTGCTGTGGGCCAGGCCCTGAAGGCACACAGGCTGCAGTTCTGGaccaagaccctgcctcagaagATCCAGGAGCTAAAGGGGGCTGAGGACAAGCACACAGATCTCTAA
- the LOC113177566 gene encoding cocaine esterase-like isoform X2, which produces MSLHRLPAWLIIVAYGLLMLLIQGQGQDSVSPIRITHTGQVRGSLIHVKGTDAGVHTFLGIPFAKPPVGPLRFAAPEPPEPWSGVRDGTSHPAMCLQNTDKMNTEDLNLQRILQSINLPPVPMSEDCLYLSIYAPAHARGGSNLPVMVWIHGGGLVMGSASMYDGSILSAIENVLVVTIQYRLGVLGFFSTGDQHATGNWGYLDQVAALRWVQQNIAHFGGNPDRVTIFGGSAGGTSVSSLVLSPMSQGLFHGAIMESGVALLPDLITSSSKDVSTMVANLSACGQVESEALVSCLRGKSEQEMLAITKPFKIIPAVVDGAFLPRHPQELLASADFQPVPSIIGVTNDEYGWGIPMILSPPEIQKDIDRETLQAVLQRITAQRLPAECADLLMEEYMGDNEDPHTLRLQFQEMMADFMFVMPALQVAHDQSSHAPVYFYEFQHRPSMFKDMRPPHVKADHGDEFIFVFGSYFSGMRVELTEEEELLNKRMMKYWANFARNGNPNGEDLPQWPLFDQDQQYLQLDIQPAVGQALKAHRLQFWTKTLPQKIQELKGAEDKHTDL; this is translated from the exons ATGTCCCTGCATCGTCTTCCTGCCTGGCTCATCATCGTGGCATATGGGCTCCTGATGCTCCTCATCCAGGGCCAGG GCCAGGACTCAGTCAGCCCCATCCGGATCACCCACACCGGGCAGGTGCGGGGCAGTCTCATCCACGTGAAGGGCACCGATGCGGGGGTCCACACCTTCCTGGGAATTCCCTTTGCCAAGCCACCTGTAGGACCACTGCGCTTTGCAGCCCCTGAGCCCCCTGAACCTTGGAGTGGTGTGAGGGATGGGACCTCCCACCCAGCCAT GTGTCTGCaaaatacagataaaatgaaTACAGAGGATCTGAACCTACAACGAATACTACAAAGTATAAACTTGCCTCCCGTCCCCATGTCAGAGGACTGCCTGTACCTCAGCATCTACGCGCCTGCACATGCCCGTGGGGGCTCTAACCTGCCT GTGATGGTCTGGATCCATGGTGGTGGCTTGGTGATGGGCTCAGCTTCCATGTATGATGGTTCTATTCTGTCAGCCATTGAAAATGTACTGGTGGTCACTATCCAGTACCGCCTGGGAGTTCTGGGCTTCTTCAG CACTGGAGACCAGCATGCCACTGGCAACTGGGGCTACCTGGACCAAGTGGCTGCCCTACGCTGGGTCCAGCAGAATATCGCCCACTTTGGAGGCAACCCTGATCGAGTCACCATTTTTGGCGGGTCTGCAGGTGGCACTAGTGTGTCCTCACTTGTGTTGTCTCCAATGTCCCAAGGACTCTTCCATGGTGCCATCATGGAGAGTGGGGTGGCCCTGCTGCCTGACCTCATCACCAGCTCATCTAAAGATGTCTCCACA ATGGTGGCCAACCTGTCTGCCTGTGGGCAAGTAGAGTCAGAGGCCCTGGTGAGCTGCCTGCGGGGCAAGAGTGAACAGGAAATGCTGGCTATTACCAAG CCCTTCAAGATCATTCCTGCTGTGGTGGATGGGGCCTTCCTACCCAGGCATCCCCAGGAGCTTCTGGCCTCTGCTGATTTTCAACCTGTTCCTAGCATCATTGGTGTCACCAATGATGAGTATGGCTGGGGCATTCCAATG ATCTTGAGCCCACCTGAAATCCAGAAAGACATAGACAGAGAGACATTGCAAGCTGTTCTGCAGAGAATAACAGCACAGAGG TTGCCTGCCGAATGTGCTGACCTATTGATGGAGGAGTACATGGGAGACAACGAGGACCCCCACACCCTGCGACTCCAGTTCCAGGAGATGATGGCGGACTTCATGTTTGTGATGCCTGCACTCCAAGTAGCACATGATCAGA GTTCCCATGCTCCTGTCTACTTCTATGAGTTCCAGCATCGGCCCAGCATGTTTAAGGACATGAGGCCGCCACATGTGAAGGCTGACCATGGTGATGAGTTCATCTTTGTCTTTGGGTCCTACTTTAGTGGCATGAGAG TGGAGCTCACTGAAGAGGAGGAGCTGTTGAACAAGAGGATGATGAAGTACTGGGCCAACTTTGCTCGAAATGG GAACCCCAATGGAGAGGACCTACCCCAATGGCCACTGTTCGACCAGGACCAGCAGTACCTGCAGCTGGACATCCAGCCTGCTGTGGGCCAGGCCCTGAAGGCACACAGGCTGCAGTTCTGGaccaagaccctgcctcagaagATCCAGGAGCTAAAGGGGGCTGAGGACAAGCACACAGATCTCTAA
- the LOC113177566 gene encoding pyrethroid hydrolase Ces2e-like isoform X4 → MSLHRLPAWLIIVAYGLLMLLIQGQGQDSVSPIRITHTGQVRGSLIHVKGTDAGVHTFLGIPFAKPPVGPLRFAAPEPPEPWSGVRDGTSHPAMCLQNTDKMNTEDLNLQRILQSINLPPVPMSEDCLYLSIYAPAHARGGSNLPVMVWIHGGGLVMGSASMYDGSILSAIENVLVVTIQYRLGVLGFFSTGDQHATGNWGYLDQVAALRWVQQNIAHFGGNPDRVTIFGGSAGGTSVSSLVLSPMSQGLFHGAIMESGVALLPDLITSSSKDVSTPFKIIPAVVDGAFLPRHPQELLASADFQPVPSIIGVTNDEYGWGIPMILSPPEIQKDIDRETLQAVLQRITAQRMKLPAECADLLMEEYMGDNEDPHTLRLQFQEMMADFMFVMPALQVAHDQSSHAPVYFYEFQHRPSMFKDMRPPHVKADHGDEFIFVFGSYFSGMRVELTEEEELLNKRMMKYWANFARNGNPNGEDLPQWPLFDQDQQYLQLDIQPAVGQALKAHRLQFWTKTLPQKIQELKGAEDKHTDL, encoded by the exons ATGTCCCTGCATCGTCTTCCTGCCTGGCTCATCATCGTGGCATATGGGCTCCTGATGCTCCTCATCCAGGGCCAGG GCCAGGACTCAGTCAGCCCCATCCGGATCACCCACACCGGGCAGGTGCGGGGCAGTCTCATCCACGTGAAGGGCACCGATGCGGGGGTCCACACCTTCCTGGGAATTCCCTTTGCCAAGCCACCTGTAGGACCACTGCGCTTTGCAGCCCCTGAGCCCCCTGAACCTTGGAGTGGTGTGAGGGATGGGACCTCCCACCCAGCCAT GTGTCTGCaaaatacagataaaatgaaTACAGAGGATCTGAACCTACAACGAATACTACAAAGTATAAACTTGCCTCCCGTCCCCATGTCAGAGGACTGCCTGTACCTCAGCATCTACGCGCCTGCACATGCCCGTGGGGGCTCTAACCTGCCT GTGATGGTCTGGATCCATGGTGGTGGCTTGGTGATGGGCTCAGCTTCCATGTATGATGGTTCTATTCTGTCAGCCATTGAAAATGTACTGGTGGTCACTATCCAGTACCGCCTGGGAGTTCTGGGCTTCTTCAG CACTGGAGACCAGCATGCCACTGGCAACTGGGGCTACCTGGACCAAGTGGCTGCCCTACGCTGGGTCCAGCAGAATATCGCCCACTTTGGAGGCAACCCTGATCGAGTCACCATTTTTGGCGGGTCTGCAGGTGGCACTAGTGTGTCCTCACTTGTGTTGTCTCCAATGTCCCAAGGACTCTTCCATGGTGCCATCATGGAGAGTGGGGTGGCCCTGCTGCCTGACCTCATCACCAGCTCATCTAAAGATGTCTCCACA CCCTTCAAGATCATTCCTGCTGTGGTGGATGGGGCCTTCCTACCCAGGCATCCCCAGGAGCTTCTGGCCTCTGCTGATTTTCAACCTGTTCCTAGCATCATTGGTGTCACCAATGATGAGTATGGCTGGGGCATTCCAATG ATCTTGAGCCCACCTGAAATCCAGAAAGACATAGACAGAGAGACATTGCAAGCTGTTCTGCAGAGAATAACAGCACAGAGG ATGAAGTTGCCTGCCGAATGTGCTGACCTATTGATGGAGGAGTACATGGGAGACAACGAGGACCCCCACACCCTGCGACTCCAGTTCCAGGAGATGATGGCGGACTTCATGTTTGTGATGCCTGCACTCCAAGTAGCACATGATCAGA GTTCCCATGCTCCTGTCTACTTCTATGAGTTCCAGCATCGGCCCAGCATGTTTAAGGACATGAGGCCGCCACATGTGAAGGCTGACCATGGTGATGAGTTCATCTTTGTCTTTGGGTCCTACTTTAGTGGCATGAGAG TGGAGCTCACTGAAGAGGAGGAGCTGTTGAACAAGAGGATGATGAAGTACTGGGCCAACTTTGCTCGAAATGG GAACCCCAATGGAGAGGACCTACCCCAATGGCCACTGTTCGACCAGGACCAGCAGTACCTGCAGCTGGACATCCAGCCTGCTGTGGGCCAGGCCCTGAAGGCACACAGGCTGCAGTTCTGGaccaagaccctgcctcagaagATCCAGGAGCTAAAGGGGGCTGAGGACAAGCACACAGATCTCTAA
- the LOC113177566 gene encoding cocaine esterase-like isoform X3: protein MSLHRLPAWLIIVAYGLLMLLIQGQGQDSVSPIRITHTGQVRGSLIHVKGTDAGVHTFLGIPFAKPPVGPLRFAAPEPPEPWSGVRDGTSHPAMCLQNTDKMNTEDLNLQRILQSINLPPVPMSEDCLYLSIYAPAHARGGSNLPVMVWIHGGGLVMGSASMYDGSILSAIENVLVVTIQYRLGVLGFFSTGDQHATGNWGYLDQVAALRWVQQNIAHFGGNPDRVTIFGGSAGGTSVSSLVLSPMSQGLFHGAIMESGVALLPDLITSSSKDVSTMVANLSACGQVESEALVSCLRGKSEQEMLAITKPFKIIPAVVDGAFLPRHPQELLASADFQPVPSIIGVTNDEYGWGIPMILSPPEIQKDIDRETLQAVLQRITAQRLPAECADLLMEEYMGDNEDPHTLRLQFQEMMADFMFVMPALQVAHDQSSHAPVYFYEFQHRPSMFKDMRPPHVKADHVELTEEEELLNKRMMKYWANFARNGNPNGEDLPQWPLFDQDQQYLQLDIQPAVGQALKAHRLQFWTKTLPQKIQELKGAEDKHTDL from the exons ATGTCCCTGCATCGTCTTCCTGCCTGGCTCATCATCGTGGCATATGGGCTCCTGATGCTCCTCATCCAGGGCCAGG GCCAGGACTCAGTCAGCCCCATCCGGATCACCCACACCGGGCAGGTGCGGGGCAGTCTCATCCACGTGAAGGGCACCGATGCGGGGGTCCACACCTTCCTGGGAATTCCCTTTGCCAAGCCACCTGTAGGACCACTGCGCTTTGCAGCCCCTGAGCCCCCTGAACCTTGGAGTGGTGTGAGGGATGGGACCTCCCACCCAGCCAT GTGTCTGCaaaatacagataaaatgaaTACAGAGGATCTGAACCTACAACGAATACTACAAAGTATAAACTTGCCTCCCGTCCCCATGTCAGAGGACTGCCTGTACCTCAGCATCTACGCGCCTGCACATGCCCGTGGGGGCTCTAACCTGCCT GTGATGGTCTGGATCCATGGTGGTGGCTTGGTGATGGGCTCAGCTTCCATGTATGATGGTTCTATTCTGTCAGCCATTGAAAATGTACTGGTGGTCACTATCCAGTACCGCCTGGGAGTTCTGGGCTTCTTCAG CACTGGAGACCAGCATGCCACTGGCAACTGGGGCTACCTGGACCAAGTGGCTGCCCTACGCTGGGTCCAGCAGAATATCGCCCACTTTGGAGGCAACCCTGATCGAGTCACCATTTTTGGCGGGTCTGCAGGTGGCACTAGTGTGTCCTCACTTGTGTTGTCTCCAATGTCCCAAGGACTCTTCCATGGTGCCATCATGGAGAGTGGGGTGGCCCTGCTGCCTGACCTCATCACCAGCTCATCTAAAGATGTCTCCACA ATGGTGGCCAACCTGTCTGCCTGTGGGCAAGTAGAGTCAGAGGCCCTGGTGAGCTGCCTGCGGGGCAAGAGTGAACAGGAAATGCTGGCTATTACCAAG CCCTTCAAGATCATTCCTGCTGTGGTGGATGGGGCCTTCCTACCCAGGCATCCCCAGGAGCTTCTGGCCTCTGCTGATTTTCAACCTGTTCCTAGCATCATTGGTGTCACCAATGATGAGTATGGCTGGGGCATTCCAATG ATCTTGAGCCCACCTGAAATCCAGAAAGACATAGACAGAGAGACATTGCAAGCTGTTCTGCAGAGAATAACAGCACAGAGG TTGCCTGCCGAATGTGCTGACCTATTGATGGAGGAGTACATGGGAGACAACGAGGACCCCCACACCCTGCGACTCCAGTTCCAGGAGATGATGGCGGACTTCATGTTTGTGATGCCTGCACTCCAAGTAGCACATGATCAGA GTTCCCATGCTCCTGTCTACTTCTATGAGTTCCAGCATCGGCCCAGCATGTTTAAGGACATGAGGCCGCCACATGTGAAGGCTGACCATG TGGAGCTCACTGAAGAGGAGGAGCTGTTGAACAAGAGGATGATGAAGTACTGGGCCAACTTTGCTCGAAATGG GAACCCCAATGGAGAGGACCTACCCCAATGGCCACTGTTCGACCAGGACCAGCAGTACCTGCAGCTGGACATCCAGCCTGCTGTGGGCCAGGCCCTGAAGGCACACAGGCTGCAGTTCTGGaccaagaccctgcctcagaagATCCAGGAGCTAAAGGGGGCTGAGGACAAGCACACAGATCTCTAA